TCTGCTAAGTTTTCTTGAGTTAATGCTTTTTGTTTTCTGATTTCTGCAATTTTTGACTTATTCATACCAATAAACTACTCCTCACCTAAAAAAATGAACACGAAAAATTGCCGACAGATGGACGACAATAACACGAAGGTTAATTTGAAAGGTTCTGTTTCTTTAAATTTAGCCAGTATAATATCCCTCTTCATATATATTTCTTCTGGAGAAAATAGATATAAAAAGGTTCTGTTGCAAAGTTGAATTTATAGTATAATTTTAACAAAAAGGAGTCTTCTGTATGAATTATTTCAGATATAAACAATTTAACAAGGACGTCATCACTGTAGCCGTTGGCTACTATCTAAGATACGCGCTGAGTTATCGTGATATATCTGAAATACTAAGAGAACGTGGTGTCAACGTTCATCATTCAACAGTCTATCGTTGGGTTCAAGAATATGCGCCTATTTTGTATCAAATTTGGAAGAAAAAACATAAAAAAGTCTATTACAAATGGCGTATTGATGAGACGTACATCAAAATAAAAGGAAAATGGAGCTATTTATATCGTGCTATTGATGCAGAGGGTCATACATTAGATATTTGGTTGCGTAAGCAACGAGATAATCATGCAGCATAGCGTTTATCAAACGTCTCATTAAACAATTTGGTAAACCTCAAAAAGTGATTACAGATCAGGCACCTTCAACGAAGGTAGCCATGGCTAAAGTCATTAAAACGTTTAAACTGAATCCTGACTGTCATTGCACATCCAAATATCTGAATAACCTCATTGAGCAAGATCACCGTCATATTAAAGTAAGAAAGACAAGATATCAAAGTTTCAATACGGCAAAAAATACTTTAAAAGGTATTGAATGTATTTACGGTCTATATAAAAAGAACCGCAGGTCTCTTCAGATCTACGGATTTTCGCCATGCCATGAAATCAGCATCATGCTAACAAGCTAACATAAAGTATTATTTTAAAATTGAGATTAGACATTTATTTTTCAACTTTGCAACAGAACCAGTCGTTTTACTCTCCGGCTCACCGATCGAATATATAACTTGATGTCTACTCTTTAATCGTTTACTATCAAGATATACTAAATTAATAAATCATCTATGATTTTAGGTGAGCCGTTTACAAACATTGGCGTGGGAGTAAAACGGCTCTTTTTTATGTAATTATTTATAATATATCACTCTCAAACCCGAAAATCTAAAATCTGCACAAAGTGTAATTTTTACCCCTGAAAACTCAAAAAATTTTATAACTTAAAAATCGACTTAAACCTTACAGCCACAAAGGATTAACCCCAATTTTCAAAAAACAGTTATTTCTATATAGTATCAAGACAAGAAGAAACTCGTTTTCAACTCGTTTCTAAAAACCTTAAAACGTCTTGACCTTTCTTAGTTTATAACTTTTCGAAGAAATATTTGGCAATGCATAAGGTGCAATAATATGTGAACCTGGATCGTATATTGATTGTTTACTAGCTCCATATTTATAAGCTTGATAAACTATTTTAGAACAATAGGTTGGATTTTTAGAAGATAATTTTGTATTGATTCCATAATTATATTTTTTCCAACATAATTCTTCTTAGCCCAAGCAGCTGCTTTCGGTCCAGCCTTAGAATTTTTAGAACGGTAAATTTTTAACCATTTCCCTTTACCAGAATATCTTTTTTTAAACCAAGAAAAACTATGTACAGCAGGATGATGCCCCGCACTATGTATATGCAAAACTTTATTACTGCTTATAGCAATAGCTGCATGTCCTGTCAATCCTCTAGAACTTGTTGCATTAGAAATCAATACATCTCCTGCTTTTAAACGAAAACATGATGAAAAAGGAACTATCTCTGAATCATTCTCTAAAGATTGTTTACCTGATTCGCTTTCTTGTAAAAATTGATTCCATTGATCTTCACTAACAGTATTATCTAAAATACCTTCTTGTTGTAATCTTTGATAATTGTCATTCTCAACTTCATTAGCATACGTAGCCTCAGAAAAATACAGTAAAGTGAAAGAAGCTGCAAGTATTAAAGTTAAACAAAGAGTAATTAATTTTTTCATAGCAATCTCCTTTCTTTTATATTAATATTACATCAATAGTTATAAAAATAAAATAATAAAAATAAAAGAAAGGTATTTTAAAAATGAAATACAAAACCTTATATTTATTGGTTCCACTTATACCAATAGAGTTTATAGGAATCTATATTGACTATTCTTATAGTTCGCTACTTGGATATATCCCTTATTTCATTGTTTCTGCAATTATTAGCTTGTATATATTCAAAAACAAATTAAAAAAAAGTATATTTGTACTGACGAATAGAATTATTGGAATTATCATCTCTTTTGGAAGTGTCCACATCTTTATGAACATTTATCATTCTTCAGATTATTTCAATCCTTTTTCAACTAGCGGTTTCTCAATATTTTTAGGCCTTATAAGTTTTATAACAATTGCCATTATTTATCTAGTCATATACGGAATTTCTCCAAAAAACAATTAGTGCATATATATAAATGCTTTATTCCAATTGCTTTATTGACAACGAGCCTCTGAATCCTTAACAATCCCTAAACTTGTCGAATCGTCGGCTTAATAGCTCACGCTATGCCGACATTCGTCTCCAAGTTTAGTTAAGGGTTCTTCTCATTGTTCAATAAATTTTCTCGGCATAAATGCGTGTCCTATTATTTATTTTTAATCACTTTTAAATAAAAAAACGTAAAGTAAGCGAACTTGCAACTTACCTCACGTTTTATACCTGAAATGTCTTATTCACTCGTAATTTGACCTTTAATCACATATCCATTTCTATCAACATAAAAGCGAACATCTTTATTACCAATTTTATACATATATACTTCACCCCATGCTGAAGTAGGAGAGTAATAATTTGGTTTACCATAATTTTGAATTAAAGTATTTTTATTAATAGATTTTCCATCGAGAGAGAAGAAAACACCATTAGCTTTATTCTCAGATACACTATAAAGTGTTTGATCGTATAAATTTATTCGATTGTCACCGGTTGGATTCTTTGCTATTTGATAGCCGTTGATAGTAAAATTATCGTATTTCAATGACTCTTTGAAATTTTTGTCTAATATAAATCCACTTTGATACGCAGTATAACCATCATAATTATAATAAGGTTCAATAGTCTCTTGTGCCTGTGCTTCCGTTGCATTAAATAGTTCGGGCGTTACAGAGAAACCCAAAACAATACCACTAGCTAGAACAATTTTAGAAAATTTCTTCATAAAAACCCTCCTAATTATTTATAATTCATCTATCATTATTACAAATATATTACAAAAATTCATCCCAAGTTATCACTTTATCAACTTCAACGTTTAAAACACCAATCATTTTTTGATATAACAAATAAAAAAAACGTCGCAAGTATGCTACATAATAGTACTTAAGACGTTTTAATTTTTATTTATTTTTATCTCCTTTAACTTTATCAATCAAATCATTAGCTTTGTCTTTAACATCATCTACTACTTCTTTTGCTTTGCCAGAAACCTTATCTCCTTTGCCTTCTGCCTTTAAATCCTTATTATCAGTAGCATCTCCAATAGTCTCTTTGATATTTCTTTTTGCTTGTTCGAATTTTTCTTCGCTCATCTTCTATTCCTCCTAAATAATCAATGTCTACAATG
Above is a genomic segment from Staphylococcus sp. IVB6181 containing:
- a CDS encoding IS6 family transposase (programmed frameshift) — translated: MNYFRYKQFNKDVITVAVGYYLRYALSYRDISEILRERGVNVHHSTVYRWVQEYAPILYQIWKKKHKKVYYKWRIDETYIKIKGKWSYLYRAIDAEGHTLDIWLRKQRDNHAALAFIKRLIKQFGKPQKVITDQAPSTKVAMAKVIKTFKLNPDCHCTSKYLNNLIEQDHRHIKVRKTRYQSFNTAKNTLKGIECIYGLYKKNRRSLQIYGFSPCHEISIMLTS
- the isaB gene encoding immunodominant staphylococcal antigen IsaB family protein, giving the protein MKKFSKIVLASGIVLGFSVTPELFNATEAQAQETIEPYYNYDGYTAYQSGFILDKNFKESLKYDNFTINGYQIAKNPTGDNRINLYDQTLYSVSENKANGVFFSLDGKSINKNTLIQNYGKPNYYSPTSAWGEVYMYKIGNKDVRFYVDRNGYVIKGQITSE
- a CDS encoding CsbD family protein — its product is MSEEKFEQAKRNIKETIGDATDNKDLKAEGKGDKVSGKAKEVVDDVKDKANDLIDKVKGDKNK